Proteins encoded in a region of the Panicum hallii strain FIL2 chromosome 3, PHallii_v3.1, whole genome shotgun sequence genome:
- the LOC112883786 gene encoding methyl-CpG-binding domain-containing protein 4-like, with protein MTSGSPPGSPPSQGSQRKRGSTKDSVGLYAVQCNVCYKWRMIPTKEEFETLREKFTEDPWFCSRRPDCSCDDPADIEYDSSRIWVIDKPNIPKPPPETERLVIMRRDFTKMDTYYVMPNGKRARCAGDVDKFLEANPEYKNRISVSDFNFAPPKVVEETVSHNSAWKAAKAKKQDKADASSAQK; from the coding sequence AGAAAACGAGGTTCAACCAAAGATTCTGTTGGCTTGTATGCGGTGCAATGCAATGTGTGCTACAAATGGCGTATGATTCCAACTAAAGAAGAATTTGAAACACTTCGTGAGAAGTTCACTGAGGATCCATGGTTCTGCAGCAGAAGACCAGACTGCTCTTGTGATGATCCTGCTGACATTGAGTATGACAGCAGCCGTATTTGGGTCATCGACAAGCCCAACATACCGAAGCCTCCACCAGAGACGGAGAGGCTAGTGATTATGAGGCGTGATTTCACTAAAATGGACACCTACTATGTCATGCCAAATGGGAAGCGTGCAAGGTGTGCTGGGGATGTGGATAAGTTTCTGGAGGCAAATCCAGAGTACAAAAACCGCATATCTGTTTCAGACTTCAACTTTGCACCACCCAAGGTTGTTGAGGAGACTGTTTCTCACAACTCTGCCTGGAAGGCTGCCAAGGCTAAGAAGCAGGACAAGGCAGACGCATCGAGTGCACAAAAGTGA